The Humulus lupulus chromosome 3, drHumLupu1.1, whole genome shotgun sequence genome window below encodes:
- the LOC133821008 gene encoding mitotic spindle checkpoint protein MAD2, which produces MAAKTTTKDIITIRGSAAIVSEFFGYAANSILYNRGVYPEESFVKVKKYGLPMLLTEDEGVKSFISNLNAQLSEWLEAGQLQRLVLVIMSKSTNEVLERWNFSIETDGEVVEKGVSREKSDKEIMREIQAIMRQIASSITYLPCLDEPCVFDVLAYTDKDVAVPFTWIESDPKLIANPQMVKLHSFDTKIHKVNTLVSYKNDEWDEE; this is translated from the exons ATGGCTGCAAAGACAACAACTAAAGACATAATTACAATTCGAGGCTCTGCGGCGATCGTCAGCGAGTTCTTCG GCTATGCTGCAAACAG CATTCTGTATAATCGGGGAGTTTATCCTGAAGAGAGTTTTGTAAAAGTGAAGAAATATGGGCTCCCTATGCTGCTTACCGAAGACGAGGGTGTCAAATCATTCATTTCCAACCTAAACGCACAGCTTTCAG AGTGGTTGGAAGCTGGCCAGTTACAAAGATTAGTTCTTGTGATAATGAGCAAGTCTACAAATGAAGTTTTGGAGAGGTGGAACTTCAGCATTGAGACCGATGGCGAGGTTGTTGAGAAAGG GGTGTCAAGGGAAAAAAGTGACAAAGAAATTATGAGGGAGATTCAAGCAATCATGAGACAGATTGCTTCTAGTATTACTTACTTGCCATGCCTTGACGAGCCCT GTGTGTTTGATGTTCTAGCATATACAGATAAAGATGTTGCAGTACCATTCACTTGGATTGAAAGTGATCCCAAACTGATTGCTAATCCCCAGATGGTGAAATTGCATTCTTTTGATACAAAG ATTCACAAGGTCAACACTCTAGTATCATACAAGAATGATGAATGGGATGAGGAGTAG